A genomic region of Raphanus sativus cultivar WK10039 chromosome 6, ASM80110v3, whole genome shotgun sequence contains the following coding sequences:
- the LOC108809284 gene encoding uncharacterized protein LOC108809284, whose protein sequence is MELFTNGNTVKLRSHLDKFIVAENDQKHIRQSRKGGYTRLSVWTVETVVGKPNLIRLKSCHGTYLTASSKPLLLGMNGEKVTQMQSSNNPMDMQTHWEPEGDGVSVKLKSWCGKWMRANGGSPPWRNSVTHDEPHTSRTKNWLLWDVIAVDGLDLGNMSDGYESSLSSPVSPSLSRLGFWSAPGSPVSAVKSKKSLGRFTSFGLHSMSPRWSPKLVKKKWSFDEKETVSAMETFQNAKAIRIRSSHNKFLAAADDEETVIQKKKGSTKNAQWTVEPVRDSDHVIRLKSCYGKYLTALNERFLLGAKGKKVIQLMPFQLDSSVEWEPVREGSKILLRTRYGNYLRANTGPPPLRKSVTHNKRHSATQESISWEVDVVEILKNPLFMEEVEFTPSPKKQRNPPPHRKPSKSPLSVSHSKTPSFLSGISDTYPDESPLKSDGMESTPSSKKIPPSMLHRRQSSNPFSLSDSDCDESPSKLDERTISYHFNHPLKAEMKSTPSSKKTLHYTKLSNSPHLKSSSSFSDISNSNFDESPSKLDEQTIGYHINQPFKAEMKSAPSPKKIMHVSPHRKPLSSPHSKTPSSLFDKSSESESDDSPSKSDEQTTNYRINHRFKTKIKSSLSSKKMMHRKPSNPPHSKAPSSHSDISNSNSDKSLSKSDEIGYYVNHPFKTEMKSISSSKKTMHLLPHRKPSNYHHSKTSSYFFDRSDLDSDEFPSKSDEQTVDNHPFKAEVKFTLSSKKTLHPPPHKKPLNPYLKSPSFLLDISDSECDQSQSKLDGQTINYHKGSPFKAEMKSKKKLHPPPHRNFSLPVSHSSTPYSLSDISDTEYVESPLQPDGRTIYYRIADERHVQEKSTGGYVFSFKGTTVAELTQMLREETCLEDVVVCTRSPLNGKLLPLRLQLPPNNETLHVVLVPSNGSL, encoded by the exons ATGGAGTTATTCACCAATGGCAACACCGTTAAGTTACGGAGCCATCTTGATAAGTTTATAGTCGCAGAGAACGACCAAAAACACATCCGTCAAAGCCGTAAAGGAGGATATACACGGCTATCGGTTTGGACAGTGGAGACTGTCGTCGGTAAACCGAACCTGATCAGATTAAAAAGCTGCCACGGTACGTACTTAACGGCGAGCAGTAAACCATTACTGTTAGGTATGAACGGTGAGAAAGTGACTCAAATGCAGTCGTCTAACAACCCTATGGATATGCAAACGCACTGGGAACCGGAGGGAGATGGGGTTTCCGTGAAGCTGAAATCTTGGTGCGGCAAATGGATGAGAGCTAACGGTGGGTCGCCGCCGTGGAGAAACTCCGTTACTCACGATGAGCCTCATACGTCGAGAACCAAGAACTGGTTGCTTTGGGATGTTATTGCCGTTGATGGTCTTGATCTTGGAAACATGTCTGATGGATATGAGAGCTCTCTTTCTTCTCCGGTTTCCCCAAGTCTCTCCCGTTTGGGTTTCTGGTCAGCTCCAGGGTCGCCCGTTTCTGCCGTCAAGTCAAAGAAGAGTTTAGGTCGGTTCACTTCGTTTGGTTTACATTCAATGTCTCCGAGATGGTCCCCAAAACTTGTAA AGAAGAAGTGGAGCTTCGACGAAAAGGAAACGGTATCAGCGATGGAGACTTTTCAGAACGCAAAAGCTATTAGAATACGTAGCAGCCACAACAAGTTTCTAGCGGCGGCTGACGACGAAGAAACAGTGATTCAGAAAAAAAAGGGATCAACCAAAAACGCTCAGTGGACCGTCGAACCGGTTCGAGATTCCGATCATGTCATCCGTCTTAAAAGCTGTTACGGCAAATACTTAACCGCTTTGAACGAGCGGTTCTTACTCGGAGCTAAGGGGAAGAAAGTGATTCAGTTAATGCCGTTTCAACTGGATTCATCTGTTGAGTGGGAGCCGGTGAGAGAAGGGTCTAAAATATTACTCAGGACGAGATACGGTAACTACCTCCGAGCTAACACTGGACCTCCTCCGTTGAGAAAATCCGTCACGCACAATAAACGTCATTCGGCTACTCAGGAGTCGATCTCGTGGGAGGTTGATGTCGTCGAGATCTTGAAGAATCCTCTATTCATGGAGGAGGTGGAGTTTACTCCGTCACCAAAGAAACAGCGGAATCCACCGCCACATAGGAAGCCGTCGAAATCTCCATTGTCAGTTTCACATTCGAAGACTCCATCTTTTCTCTCAGGCATATCTGATACATAT CCCGATGAGTCTCCATTAAAATCGGATGGTATGGAGTCTACTCCATCCTCAAAGAAGATACCGCCTTCAATGCTGCATAGGAGGCAGTCTTCGAATCCGTTTTCTCTTTCAGATTCAGAT tGTGATGAGTCTCCGTCGAAACTGGATGAACGAACCATCAGTTATCATTTTAATCATCCACTCAAGGCGGAAATGAAGTCTACTCCGTCTTCAAAGAAAACATTACATTACACGAAGCTGTCGAATTCTCCTCATTTGAagagttcttcttctttttcagaCATATCAAATTCAAAT TTTGATGAGTCTCCATCGAAACTAGATGAGCAAACCATTGGTTATCATATTAATCAACCATTCAAGGCGGAGATGAAGTCTGCTCCGTCTCCGAAGAAGATAATGCATGTATCACCGCATAGGAAGCCATTGAGTTCTCCTCATTCGAAGACTCCATCTTCTCTTTTTGACAAATCGTCAGAGTCAGAA tcTGATGATTCTCCATCAAAATCGGATGAGCAAACTACCAATTACCGTATTAATCATCGATTCAAGACGAAAATAAAGTCTAGTCTGTCTTCAAAGAAAATGATGCATCGGAAGCCGTCAAATCCCCCTCACTCCAAGGCCCCATCTTCTCATTCAGACATATCAAATTCAAAT tCTGACAAGTCTCTATCGAAATCGGATGAGATTGGTTATTATGTTAATCATCCATTCAAGACGGAGATGAAGTCTATTTCATCTTCGAAGAAAACGATGCATCTGTTGCCGCATAGGAAGCCGTCAAATTATCATCATTCGAAGACTTCGTCGTATTTTTTTGATAGATCAGATTTAGAt TCTGATGAGTTTCCATCAAAATCGGATGAGCAAACCGTCGACAATCATCCATTCAAGGCGGAGGTGAAGTTTACTTTGTCTTCAAAGAAGACGCTGCATCCCCCACCTCATAAGAAGCCGTTGAATCCTTATCTGAAGAGTCCATCTTTTCTTTTAGACATATCAGATTCagaa TGTGATCAGTCTCAATCGAAGTTGGATGGGCAGACTATCAATTATCATAAAGGATCTCCGTTCAAAGCAGAGATGAAGTCGAAGAAGAAGCTGCATCCCCCGCCACATAGGAATTTTTCATTGCCAGTTTCACATTCTAGCACTCCGTATTCTCTTTCGGACATATCAGATACAGAG tATGTTGAATCTCCACTGCAACCGGATGGACGAACAATCTATTATCGTATCGCTGATGAAAGACACGTGCAAGAAAAATCAACTGGTGGATATGTTTTCTCGTTTAAAGGAACCACCGTTGCAGAGCTGACTCAAATGCTACGAGAAGAAACATGCTTGGAAGATGTTGTGGTGTGCACTCGCAGTCCCTTAAATGGCAAGTTACTTCCCCTTCGTTTGCAGCTTCCTCCTAACAACGAAACACTGCATGTCGTTCTAGTACCCTCCAATGGTAGCCTCTAG
- the LOC108808326 gene encoding uncharacterized protein LOC108808326 has product MNGLVHYEKVSQRFSILEESRDSVSLHMGRPDLPLPLFEKILPENQEQDYVFGMLAFPLLDLGHLAEAEKAARKGNEINKTTFGRISARDAQLHGIVALPSDKSETSSGNIIKDTQTFATFQLGIHINWWHVTVCYLVGGYLISEVQEIYDNQAMWYQEWLFDITTIWLLSKVGNISRAHVLLEGLKSRTCNMSKKIQKLMGKAIQQSSTIEEHKTERWCSFLVAFAEKRYINAIYTGAVVATCEKTKVLESSY; this is encoded by the exons ATGAATGGCCTCGTTCACTATGAAAAAGTTTCCCAAAGATTTTCTATCTTGGAAGAGAGTAGAGATTCTGTGTCTCTACATATGGGCCGACCTGATCTCCCTTTGCCTCTTTTCGAGAAG ATTCTACCGGAGAATCAAGAACAAGACTATGTTTTTGGTATGCTTGCATTCCCCTTGTTGGACCTTGGACATTTAGCTGAAGCTGAGAAGGCTGCTAGGAAAGGAAATGAGATCAACAAAACGACTTTTGGGCGCATCAGTGCGAGA GATGCTCAGCTTCATGGCATTGTTGCTCTTCCTTCAGACAAATCAGAAACATCTTCTGGAAACATTATTAAAGACACCCAAACATTTGCAACGTTTCAACTAGGTATTCACATCAACTGGTGGCATGTCACTGTCTGTTACTTGGTAGGAGGTTATCTCATAAGTGAAGTACAAGAAATATATGATAATCAA GCAATGTGGTACCAAGAGTGGCTTTTTGACATTACAACAATTTGGTTGTTGAGTAAAGTTGGAAACATTTCACGAGCACATGTACTGCTCGAAGGTCTCAAGTCCCG AACATGTAATATGAGCAAGAAGATACAAAAGTTGATGGGGAAAGCGATTCAG CAGTCAAGTACTATAGAGGAGcataaaacagagagatggtgcTCCTTTCTTGTGGCGTTTGCTG AGAAGAGGTACATCAACGCAATATATACAGGAGCTGTTGTAGCTACATGTGAGAAAACGAAGGTGTTGGAATCTTCATATTAA